Proteins co-encoded in one Arachis hypogaea cultivar Tifrunner chromosome 13, arahy.Tifrunner.gnm2.J5K5, whole genome shotgun sequence genomic window:
- the LOC112733823 gene encoding methylmalonate-semialdehyde dehydrogenase [acylating], mitochondrial isoform X1 has product MTEAGIKPRQVLKTLKQSNLQLQSTPRHLYNLKAKIRQGKLSDKTFKSLRSNRSMSVEGNNSSSDGSLNLNYHLATQEVVSQVPLTTYEEFKAAIVAAKQAFPSWKNTPITTRQRIMFKLQDLIHRDIDKLAMNITTEQGKTLKGARGDVLHGLEMVEHACGMANLQMGEFVPNACNGIDTYCIRDPLGVCAGICPINFPAMTPLWMFPIAITCGNTFILKPCENNPGASMILVALAMEAGLPDGVLNVVHGTHVCYTMQESNAGGINHVVVMPDASMDATLDALVSAGFRAAGERSMALNTAIFVGGSMQWEDELVQRAKALRVNVGTDPDAYLGPVISREVKDRICGLVQNAVENGARLLLDGRHIMVPGYENGNFVGPTILCDVTTNMECYKEEIFGPVLLCMQADNLDEAVSIINKNRKFQHEVEAVLVGINVPVPIPLPFSSNYESKASFAGNFNFCVAGRTGVQFCTQIKKVAKRWKVFRSTLAEACIFSEAVCFRREL; this is encoded by the exons ATGACTGAAGCTGGTATAAAACCTCGTCAAGTGCTTAAAACTCTCAAGCAAAGCAATCTACAACTGCAGTCAACACCACGCCATTTATACAACCTCAAAGCAAAGATTCGTCAGGGAAAGCTATCAG ATAAAACCTTCAAGTCATTGAGGTCAAATAGATCTATGTCTGTTGAGGGGAACAACAGTTCATCTGATGGTtcattaaacctaaactaccacCTG GCAACACAAGAAGTTGTATCTCAAGTTCCTTTGACCACATATGAAGAATTTAAAGCAGCAATTGTTGCAGCCAAGCAAGCATTTCCTTCATGGAAAAACACTCCTATTACCACTCGTCAACGTATTATGTTTAAACTTCAGGATCTTATTCACAGAGATATT GATAAGCTTGCCATGAACATCACCACAGAACAAGGAAAGACATTAAAGGGTGCCAGAGGAGATGTGCTTCATGGTTTAG AGATGGTAGAGCATGCTTGTGGGATGGCAAATCTACAAATGGGAGAATTTGTTCCTAATGCTTGTAATGGAATTGATACATACTGCATCAGAGATCCCCTTGGAGTTTGTGCTGGGATATGCCCGATTAACTTTCCTGCAATGACACCCTTGTGG atGTTCCCTATCGCAATAACATGTGGCAACACTTTTATTCTTAAGCCATGTGAAAATAATCCAG GAGCTTCAATGATACTTGTAGCATTAGCAATGGAAGCTGGTTTGCCCGATGGTGTTTTAAACGTTGTACATGGAACTCATGTATGTTATACTATGCAAGAa TCAAATGCAGGTGGCATAAATCATGTAGTTGTTATGCCAGATGCTAGCATGGATGCTACTTTAGATGCCCTTGTTTCTGCTGGTTTCCGTGCAGCAGGAGAGAGGTCCATGGCTTTAAACACAGCTATCTTTGTGGGAGGTTCAATGCAATG GGAAGATGAATTGGTGCAGCGTGCCAAAGCACTTAGAGTGAATGTAGGAACAGATCCTGATGCATACCTAGGTCCAGTTATTAGCAGAGAG GTAAAAGATAGGATATGTGGACTAGTTCAGAATGCTGTTGAAAATGGTGCAAGACTCCTACTTGATGGGAGGCACATTATG GTGCCTGGATATGAGAATGGAAATTTTGTTGGCCCTACTATCTTATGTGATGTCACAACCAACATGGAGTGTTACAAG GAAGAAATTTTTGGACCAGTTCTTCTTTGCATGCAG GCCGACAACCTAGATGAAGCTGtatcaataataaataaaaacag GAAGTTCCAACATGAGGTTGAAGCTGTACTG GTTGGGATCAACGTGCCTGTACCTATTCCGTTACCATTTTCCTCTAATTATGAGTCAAAAGCATCTTTTGCCGGCAATTTCAATTTTTGTG TTGCAGGAAGAACAGGAGTACAATTTTGTAcccaaataaaaaaagtggcaaaaagaTGGAAGGTGTTCCGTTCAACTTTGGCCGAGGCGTGTATCTTCAGCGAGGCCGTCTGCTTTAGGAGAGAGTTATAA
- the LOC112733823 gene encoding methylmalonate-semialdehyde dehydrogenase [acylating], mitochondrial isoform X7 — protein MTEAGIKPRQVLKTLKQSNLQLQSTPRHLYNLKAKIRQGKLSDKTFKSLRSNRSMSVEGNNSSSDGSLNLNYHLATQEVVSQVPLTTYEEFKAAIVAAKQAFPSWKNTPITTRQRIMFKLQDLIHRDIDKLAMNITTEQGKTLKGARGDVLHGLEMVEHACGMANLQMGEFVPNACNGIDTYCIRDPLGVCAGICPINFPAMTPLWMFPIAITCGNTFILKPCENNPGASMILVALAMEAGLPDGVLNVVHGTHVCYTMQESNAGGINHVVVMPDASMDATLDALVSAGFRAAGERSMALNTAIFVGGSMQWEDELVQRAKALRVNVGTDPDAYLGPVISREVKDRICGLVQNAVENGARLLLDGRHIMVLNFSFGRNEVQTLPDRCLDMRMEILLALLSYVMSQPTWSVTRKKFLDQFFFACRFPLLTTYVCY, from the exons ATGACTGAAGCTGGTATAAAACCTCGTCAAGTGCTTAAAACTCTCAAGCAAAGCAATCTACAACTGCAGTCAACACCACGCCATTTATACAACCTCAAAGCAAAGATTCGTCAGGGAAAGCTATCAG ATAAAACCTTCAAGTCATTGAGGTCAAATAGATCTATGTCTGTTGAGGGGAACAACAGTTCATCTGATGGTtcattaaacctaaactaccacCTG GCAACACAAGAAGTTGTATCTCAAGTTCCTTTGACCACATATGAAGAATTTAAAGCAGCAATTGTTGCAGCCAAGCAAGCATTTCCTTCATGGAAAAACACTCCTATTACCACTCGTCAACGTATTATGTTTAAACTTCAGGATCTTATTCACAGAGATATT GATAAGCTTGCCATGAACATCACCACAGAACAAGGAAAGACATTAAAGGGTGCCAGAGGAGATGTGCTTCATGGTTTAG AGATGGTAGAGCATGCTTGTGGGATGGCAAATCTACAAATGGGAGAATTTGTTCCTAATGCTTGTAATGGAATTGATACATACTGCATCAGAGATCCCCTTGGAGTTTGTGCTGGGATATGCCCGATTAACTTTCCTGCAATGACACCCTTGTGG atGTTCCCTATCGCAATAACATGTGGCAACACTTTTATTCTTAAGCCATGTGAAAATAATCCAG GAGCTTCAATGATACTTGTAGCATTAGCAATGGAAGCTGGTTTGCCCGATGGTGTTTTAAACGTTGTACATGGAACTCATGTATGTTATACTATGCAAGAa TCAAATGCAGGTGGCATAAATCATGTAGTTGTTATGCCAGATGCTAGCATGGATGCTACTTTAGATGCCCTTGTTTCTGCTGGTTTCCGTGCAGCAGGAGAGAGGTCCATGGCTTTAAACACAGCTATCTTTGTGGGAGGTTCAATGCAATG GGAAGATGAATTGGTGCAGCGTGCCAAAGCACTTAGAGTGAATGTAGGAACAGATCCTGATGCATACCTAGGTCCAGTTATTAGCAGAGAG GTAAAAGATAGGATATGTGGACTAGTTCAGAATGCTGTTGAAAATGGTGCAAGACTCCTACTTGATGGGAGGCACATTATG gTATTAAACTTTTCTTTTGGAAGAAATGAAGTTCAGACCTTACCTGACAGGTGCCTGGATATGAGAATGGAAATTTTGTTGGCCCTACTATCTTATGTGATGTCACAACCAACATGGAGTGTTACAAG GAAGAAATTTTTGGACCAGTTCTTCTTTGCATGCAGGTTTCCATTACTTACTACATATGTTTGCTATTAA
- the LOC112733823 gene encoding methylmalonate-semialdehyde dehydrogenase [acylating], mitochondrial isoform X2: MTEAGIKPRQVLKTLKQSNLQLQSTPRHLYNLKAKIRQGKLSDKTFKSLRSNRSMSVEGNNSSSDGSLNLNYHLATQEVVSQVPLTTYEEFKAAIVAAKQAFPSWKNTPITTRQRIMFKLQDLIHRDIDKLAMNITTEQGKTLKGARGDVLHGLEMVEHACGMANLQMGEFVPNACNGIDTYCIRDPLGVCAGICPINFPAMTPLWMFPIAITCGNTFILKPCENNPGASMILVALAMEAGLPDGVLNVVHGTHVCYTMQESNAGGINHVVVMPDASMDATLDALVSAGFRAAGERSMALNTAIFVGGSMQWEDELVQRAKALRVNVGTDPDAYLGPVISREVKDRICGLVQNAVENGARLLLDGRHIMVPGYENGNFVGPTILCDVTTNMECYKEEIFGPVLLCMQADNLDEAVSIINKNRKFQHEVEAVLVGINVPVPIPLPFSSNYESKASFAGNFNFCGRTGVQFCTQIKKVAKRWKVFRSTLAEACIFSEAVCFRREL, encoded by the exons ATGACTGAAGCTGGTATAAAACCTCGTCAAGTGCTTAAAACTCTCAAGCAAAGCAATCTACAACTGCAGTCAACACCACGCCATTTATACAACCTCAAAGCAAAGATTCGTCAGGGAAAGCTATCAG ATAAAACCTTCAAGTCATTGAGGTCAAATAGATCTATGTCTGTTGAGGGGAACAACAGTTCATCTGATGGTtcattaaacctaaactaccacCTG GCAACACAAGAAGTTGTATCTCAAGTTCCTTTGACCACATATGAAGAATTTAAAGCAGCAATTGTTGCAGCCAAGCAAGCATTTCCTTCATGGAAAAACACTCCTATTACCACTCGTCAACGTATTATGTTTAAACTTCAGGATCTTATTCACAGAGATATT GATAAGCTTGCCATGAACATCACCACAGAACAAGGAAAGACATTAAAGGGTGCCAGAGGAGATGTGCTTCATGGTTTAG AGATGGTAGAGCATGCTTGTGGGATGGCAAATCTACAAATGGGAGAATTTGTTCCTAATGCTTGTAATGGAATTGATACATACTGCATCAGAGATCCCCTTGGAGTTTGTGCTGGGATATGCCCGATTAACTTTCCTGCAATGACACCCTTGTGG atGTTCCCTATCGCAATAACATGTGGCAACACTTTTATTCTTAAGCCATGTGAAAATAATCCAG GAGCTTCAATGATACTTGTAGCATTAGCAATGGAAGCTGGTTTGCCCGATGGTGTTTTAAACGTTGTACATGGAACTCATGTATGTTATACTATGCAAGAa TCAAATGCAGGTGGCATAAATCATGTAGTTGTTATGCCAGATGCTAGCATGGATGCTACTTTAGATGCCCTTGTTTCTGCTGGTTTCCGTGCAGCAGGAGAGAGGTCCATGGCTTTAAACACAGCTATCTTTGTGGGAGGTTCAATGCAATG GGAAGATGAATTGGTGCAGCGTGCCAAAGCACTTAGAGTGAATGTAGGAACAGATCCTGATGCATACCTAGGTCCAGTTATTAGCAGAGAG GTAAAAGATAGGATATGTGGACTAGTTCAGAATGCTGTTGAAAATGGTGCAAGACTCCTACTTGATGGGAGGCACATTATG GTGCCTGGATATGAGAATGGAAATTTTGTTGGCCCTACTATCTTATGTGATGTCACAACCAACATGGAGTGTTACAAG GAAGAAATTTTTGGACCAGTTCTTCTTTGCATGCAG GCCGACAACCTAGATGAAGCTGtatcaataataaataaaaacag GAAGTTCCAACATGAGGTTGAAGCTGTACTG GTTGGGATCAACGTGCCTGTACCTATTCCGTTACCATTTTCCTCTAATTATGAGTCAAAAGCATCTTTTGCCGGCAATTTCAATTTTTGTG GAAGAACAGGAGTACAATTTTGTAcccaaataaaaaaagtggcaaaaagaTGGAAGGTGTTCCGTTCAACTTTGGCCGAGGCGTGTATCTTCAGCGAGGCCGTCTGCTTTAGGAGAGAGTTATAA
- the LOC112733823 gene encoding methylmalonate-semialdehyde dehydrogenase [acylating], mitochondrial isoform X6, whose protein sequence is MTEAGIKPRQVLKTLKQSNLQLQSTPRHLYNLKAKIRQGKLSDKTFKSLRSNRSMSVEGNNSSSDGSLNLNYHLATQEVVSQVPLTTYEEFKAAIVAAKQAFPSWKNTPITTRQRIMFKLQDLIHRDIDKLAMNITTEQGKTLKGARGDVLHGLEMVEHACGMANLQMGEFVPNACNGIDTYCIRDPLGVCAGICPINFPAMTPLWMFPIAITCGNTFILKPCENNPGASMILVALAMEAGLPDGVLNVVHGTHVCYTMQESNAGGINHVVVMPDASMDATLDALVSAGFRAAGERSMALNTAIFVGGSMQWEDELVQRAKALRVNVGTDPDAYLGPVISREVKDRICGLVQNAVENGARLLLDGRHIMVPGYENGNFVGPTILCDVTTNMECYKEEIFGPVLLCMQVSITYYICLLLTSSALLELNNNFLAEQ, encoded by the exons ATGACTGAAGCTGGTATAAAACCTCGTCAAGTGCTTAAAACTCTCAAGCAAAGCAATCTACAACTGCAGTCAACACCACGCCATTTATACAACCTCAAAGCAAAGATTCGTCAGGGAAAGCTATCAG ATAAAACCTTCAAGTCATTGAGGTCAAATAGATCTATGTCTGTTGAGGGGAACAACAGTTCATCTGATGGTtcattaaacctaaactaccacCTG GCAACACAAGAAGTTGTATCTCAAGTTCCTTTGACCACATATGAAGAATTTAAAGCAGCAATTGTTGCAGCCAAGCAAGCATTTCCTTCATGGAAAAACACTCCTATTACCACTCGTCAACGTATTATGTTTAAACTTCAGGATCTTATTCACAGAGATATT GATAAGCTTGCCATGAACATCACCACAGAACAAGGAAAGACATTAAAGGGTGCCAGAGGAGATGTGCTTCATGGTTTAG AGATGGTAGAGCATGCTTGTGGGATGGCAAATCTACAAATGGGAGAATTTGTTCCTAATGCTTGTAATGGAATTGATACATACTGCATCAGAGATCCCCTTGGAGTTTGTGCTGGGATATGCCCGATTAACTTTCCTGCAATGACACCCTTGTGG atGTTCCCTATCGCAATAACATGTGGCAACACTTTTATTCTTAAGCCATGTGAAAATAATCCAG GAGCTTCAATGATACTTGTAGCATTAGCAATGGAAGCTGGTTTGCCCGATGGTGTTTTAAACGTTGTACATGGAACTCATGTATGTTATACTATGCAAGAa TCAAATGCAGGTGGCATAAATCATGTAGTTGTTATGCCAGATGCTAGCATGGATGCTACTTTAGATGCCCTTGTTTCTGCTGGTTTCCGTGCAGCAGGAGAGAGGTCCATGGCTTTAAACACAGCTATCTTTGTGGGAGGTTCAATGCAATG GGAAGATGAATTGGTGCAGCGTGCCAAAGCACTTAGAGTGAATGTAGGAACAGATCCTGATGCATACCTAGGTCCAGTTATTAGCAGAGAG GTAAAAGATAGGATATGTGGACTAGTTCAGAATGCTGTTGAAAATGGTGCAAGACTCCTACTTGATGGGAGGCACATTATG GTGCCTGGATATGAGAATGGAAATTTTGTTGGCCCTACTATCTTATGTGATGTCACAACCAACATGGAGTGTTACAAG GAAGAAATTTTTGGACCAGTTCTTCTTTGCATGCAGGTTTCCATTACTTACTACATATGTTTGCTATTAACTTCTTCTGCATTGTTggaattaaacaacaattttCTTGCTGAACAATAG
- the LOC112733823 gene encoding methylmalonate-semialdehyde dehydrogenase [acylating], mitochondrial isoform X9: MTEAGIKPRQVLKTLKQSNLQLQSTPRHLYNLKAKIRQGKLSDKTFKSLRSNRSMSVEGNNSSSDGSLNLNYHLATQEVVSQVPLTTYEEFKAAIVAAKQAFPSWKNTPITTRQRIMFKLQDLIHRDIDKLAMNITTEQGKTLKGARGDVLHGLEMVEHACGMANLQMGEFVPNACNGIDTYCIRDPLGVCAGICPINFPAMTPLWMFPIAITCGNTFILKPCENNPGASMILVALAMEAGLPDGVLNVVHGTHVCYTMQESNAGGINHVVVMPDASMDATLDALVSAGFRAAGERSMALNTAIFVGGSMQWEDELVQRAKALRVNVGTDPDAYLGPVISREVKDRICGLVQNAVENGARLLLDGRHIMVLNFSFGRNEVQTLPDRCLDMRMEILLALLSYVMSQPTWSVTRKKFLDQFFFACRPTT, translated from the exons ATGACTGAAGCTGGTATAAAACCTCGTCAAGTGCTTAAAACTCTCAAGCAAAGCAATCTACAACTGCAGTCAACACCACGCCATTTATACAACCTCAAAGCAAAGATTCGTCAGGGAAAGCTATCAG ATAAAACCTTCAAGTCATTGAGGTCAAATAGATCTATGTCTGTTGAGGGGAACAACAGTTCATCTGATGGTtcattaaacctaaactaccacCTG GCAACACAAGAAGTTGTATCTCAAGTTCCTTTGACCACATATGAAGAATTTAAAGCAGCAATTGTTGCAGCCAAGCAAGCATTTCCTTCATGGAAAAACACTCCTATTACCACTCGTCAACGTATTATGTTTAAACTTCAGGATCTTATTCACAGAGATATT GATAAGCTTGCCATGAACATCACCACAGAACAAGGAAAGACATTAAAGGGTGCCAGAGGAGATGTGCTTCATGGTTTAG AGATGGTAGAGCATGCTTGTGGGATGGCAAATCTACAAATGGGAGAATTTGTTCCTAATGCTTGTAATGGAATTGATACATACTGCATCAGAGATCCCCTTGGAGTTTGTGCTGGGATATGCCCGATTAACTTTCCTGCAATGACACCCTTGTGG atGTTCCCTATCGCAATAACATGTGGCAACACTTTTATTCTTAAGCCATGTGAAAATAATCCAG GAGCTTCAATGATACTTGTAGCATTAGCAATGGAAGCTGGTTTGCCCGATGGTGTTTTAAACGTTGTACATGGAACTCATGTATGTTATACTATGCAAGAa TCAAATGCAGGTGGCATAAATCATGTAGTTGTTATGCCAGATGCTAGCATGGATGCTACTTTAGATGCCCTTGTTTCTGCTGGTTTCCGTGCAGCAGGAGAGAGGTCCATGGCTTTAAACACAGCTATCTTTGTGGGAGGTTCAATGCAATG GGAAGATGAATTGGTGCAGCGTGCCAAAGCACTTAGAGTGAATGTAGGAACAGATCCTGATGCATACCTAGGTCCAGTTATTAGCAGAGAG GTAAAAGATAGGATATGTGGACTAGTTCAGAATGCTGTTGAAAATGGTGCAAGACTCCTACTTGATGGGAGGCACATTATG gTATTAAACTTTTCTTTTGGAAGAAATGAAGTTCAGACCTTACCTGACAGGTGCCTGGATATGAGAATGGAAATTTTGTTGGCCCTACTATCTTATGTGATGTCACAACCAACATGGAGTGTTACAAG GAAGAAATTTTTGGACCAGTTCTTCTTTGCATGCAG GCCGACAACCTAG
- the LOC112733823 gene encoding methylmalonate-semialdehyde dehydrogenase [acylating], mitochondrial isoform X3 translates to MTEAGIKPRQVLKTLKQSNLQLQSTPRHLYNLKAKIRQGKLSDKTFKSLRSNRSMSVEGNNSSSDGSLNLNYHLATQEVVSQVPLTTYEEFKAAIVAAKQAFPSWKNTPITTRQRIMFKLQDLIHRDIDKLAMNITTEQGKTLKGARGDVLHGLEMVEHACGMANLQMGEFVPNACNGIDTYCIRDPLGVCAGICPINFPAMTPLWMFPIAITCGNTFILKPCENNPGASMILVALAMEAGLPDGVLNVVHGTHSNAGGINHVVVMPDASMDATLDALVSAGFRAAGERSMALNTAIFVGGSMQWEDELVQRAKALRVNVGTDPDAYLGPVISREVKDRICGLVQNAVENGARLLLDGRHIMVPGYENGNFVGPTILCDVTTNMECYKEEIFGPVLLCMQADNLDEAVSIINKNRKFQHEVEAVLVGINVPVPIPLPFSSNYESKASFAGNFNFCVAGRTGVQFCTQIKKVAKRWKVFRSTLAEACIFSEAVCFRREL, encoded by the exons ATGACTGAAGCTGGTATAAAACCTCGTCAAGTGCTTAAAACTCTCAAGCAAAGCAATCTACAACTGCAGTCAACACCACGCCATTTATACAACCTCAAAGCAAAGATTCGTCAGGGAAAGCTATCAG ATAAAACCTTCAAGTCATTGAGGTCAAATAGATCTATGTCTGTTGAGGGGAACAACAGTTCATCTGATGGTtcattaaacctaaactaccacCTG GCAACACAAGAAGTTGTATCTCAAGTTCCTTTGACCACATATGAAGAATTTAAAGCAGCAATTGTTGCAGCCAAGCAAGCATTTCCTTCATGGAAAAACACTCCTATTACCACTCGTCAACGTATTATGTTTAAACTTCAGGATCTTATTCACAGAGATATT GATAAGCTTGCCATGAACATCACCACAGAACAAGGAAAGACATTAAAGGGTGCCAGAGGAGATGTGCTTCATGGTTTAG AGATGGTAGAGCATGCTTGTGGGATGGCAAATCTACAAATGGGAGAATTTGTTCCTAATGCTTGTAATGGAATTGATACATACTGCATCAGAGATCCCCTTGGAGTTTGTGCTGGGATATGCCCGATTAACTTTCCTGCAATGACACCCTTGTGG atGTTCCCTATCGCAATAACATGTGGCAACACTTTTATTCTTAAGCCATGTGAAAATAATCCAG GAGCTTCAATGATACTTGTAGCATTAGCAATGGAAGCTGGTTTGCCCGATGGTGTTTTAAACGTTGTACATGGAACTCAT TCAAATGCAGGTGGCATAAATCATGTAGTTGTTATGCCAGATGCTAGCATGGATGCTACTTTAGATGCCCTTGTTTCTGCTGGTTTCCGTGCAGCAGGAGAGAGGTCCATGGCTTTAAACACAGCTATCTTTGTGGGAGGTTCAATGCAATG GGAAGATGAATTGGTGCAGCGTGCCAAAGCACTTAGAGTGAATGTAGGAACAGATCCTGATGCATACCTAGGTCCAGTTATTAGCAGAGAG GTAAAAGATAGGATATGTGGACTAGTTCAGAATGCTGTTGAAAATGGTGCAAGACTCCTACTTGATGGGAGGCACATTATG GTGCCTGGATATGAGAATGGAAATTTTGTTGGCCCTACTATCTTATGTGATGTCACAACCAACATGGAGTGTTACAAG GAAGAAATTTTTGGACCAGTTCTTCTTTGCATGCAG GCCGACAACCTAGATGAAGCTGtatcaataataaataaaaacag GAAGTTCCAACATGAGGTTGAAGCTGTACTG GTTGGGATCAACGTGCCTGTACCTATTCCGTTACCATTTTCCTCTAATTATGAGTCAAAAGCATCTTTTGCCGGCAATTTCAATTTTTGTG TTGCAGGAAGAACAGGAGTACAATTTTGTAcccaaataaaaaaagtggcaaaaagaTGGAAGGTGTTCCGTTCAACTTTGGCCGAGGCGTGTATCTTCAGCGAGGCCGTCTGCTTTAGGAGAGAGTTATAA
- the LOC112733823 gene encoding methylmalonate-semialdehyde dehydrogenase [acylating], mitochondrial isoform X5 — translation MTEAGIKPRQVLKTLKQSNLQLQSTPRHLYNLKAKIRQGKLSDKTFKSLRSNRSMSVEGNNSSSDGSLNLNYHLATQEVVSQVPLTTYEEFKAAIVAAKQAFPSWKNTPITTRQRIIFLFQDKLAMNITTEQGKTLKGARGDVLHGLEMVEHACGMANLQMGEFVPNACNGIDTYCIRDPLGVCAGICPINFPAMTPLWMFPIAITCGNTFILKPCENNPGASMILVALAMEAGLPDGVLNVVHGTHSNAGGINHVVVMPDASMDATLDALVSAGFRAAGERSMALNTAIFVGGSMQWEDELVQRAKALRVNVGTDPDAYLGPVISREVKDRICGLVQNAVENGARLLLDGRHIMVPGYENGNFVGPTILCDVTTNMECYKEEIFGPVLLCMQADNLDEAVSIINKNRKFQHEVEAVLVGINVPVPIPLPFSSNYESKASFAGNFNFCVAGRTGVQFCTQIKKVAKRWKVFRSTLAEACIFSEAVCFRREL, via the exons ATGACTGAAGCTGGTATAAAACCTCGTCAAGTGCTTAAAACTCTCAAGCAAAGCAATCTACAACTGCAGTCAACACCACGCCATTTATACAACCTCAAAGCAAAGATTCGTCAGGGAAAGCTATCAG ATAAAACCTTCAAGTCATTGAGGTCAAATAGATCTATGTCTGTTGAGGGGAACAACAGTTCATCTGATGGTtcattaaacctaaactaccacCTG GCAACACAAGAAGTTGTATCTCAAGTTCCTTTGACCACATATGAAGAATTTAAAGCAGCAATTGTTGCAGCCAAGCAAGCATTTCCTTCATGGAAAAACACTCCTATTACCACTCGTCAAC GAATAATATTCTTATTTCAGGATAAGCTTGCCATGAACATCACCACAGAACAAGGAAAGACATTAAAGGGTGCCAGAGGAGATGTGCTTCATGGTTTAG AGATGGTAGAGCATGCTTGTGGGATGGCAAATCTACAAATGGGAGAATTTGTTCCTAATGCTTGTAATGGAATTGATACATACTGCATCAGAGATCCCCTTGGAGTTTGTGCTGGGATATGCCCGATTAACTTTCCTGCAATGACACCCTTGTGG atGTTCCCTATCGCAATAACATGTGGCAACACTTTTATTCTTAAGCCATGTGAAAATAATCCAG GAGCTTCAATGATACTTGTAGCATTAGCAATGGAAGCTGGTTTGCCCGATGGTGTTTTAAACGTTGTACATGGAACTCAT TCAAATGCAGGTGGCATAAATCATGTAGTTGTTATGCCAGATGCTAGCATGGATGCTACTTTAGATGCCCTTGTTTCTGCTGGTTTCCGTGCAGCAGGAGAGAGGTCCATGGCTTTAAACACAGCTATCTTTGTGGGAGGTTCAATGCAATG GGAAGATGAATTGGTGCAGCGTGCCAAAGCACTTAGAGTGAATGTAGGAACAGATCCTGATGCATACCTAGGTCCAGTTATTAGCAGAGAG GTAAAAGATAGGATATGTGGACTAGTTCAGAATGCTGTTGAAAATGGTGCAAGACTCCTACTTGATGGGAGGCACATTATG GTGCCTGGATATGAGAATGGAAATTTTGTTGGCCCTACTATCTTATGTGATGTCACAACCAACATGGAGTGTTACAAG GAAGAAATTTTTGGACCAGTTCTTCTTTGCATGCAG GCCGACAACCTAGATGAAGCTGtatcaataataaataaaaacag GAAGTTCCAACATGAGGTTGAAGCTGTACTG GTTGGGATCAACGTGCCTGTACCTATTCCGTTACCATTTTCCTCTAATTATGAGTCAAAAGCATCTTTTGCCGGCAATTTCAATTTTTGTG TTGCAGGAAGAACAGGAGTACAATTTTGTAcccaaataaaaaaagtggcaaaaagaTGGAAGGTGTTCCGTTCAACTTTGGCCGAGGCGTGTATCTTCAGCGAGGCCGTCTGCTTTAGGAGAGAGTTATAA